In Ischnura elegans chromosome 3, ioIscEleg1.1, whole genome shotgun sequence, the sequence CATGTAAATCATTGCTTTGTCAATCTTTTTTCCGATGCACAACTGACCAAGCCACACTTTTCTTCGCACTGACAGCACTTAAGTGATCAATCCATTATTATGGTATTTGTTTACTGAAAATTCAAAGAATTATTGATAATGCTGTATCGCGGTTGTATCTTTCATCCTATGTTTACATTGATTTTTGTTTGGTTATGGTAATTGTACCTGTGCGTTTCGTGGAAGGTAGGTGATAAATCatatcgcatttgtttctgcagacgaaaatGGTAGAAGGTGGTGAAATGACCTTGCCTCGGAAAACTTTCTCTTTTATCTAGTGCATTTATCTGCATTATTGGCGTAAAAAAATTTGCTAACTATGCAACATAATGTTATTATAACAgctattttttcacaataataaagTTCTATTTTGAGTGTTCTGCCCACGATGTTATTGATATAATATATTGAGTGTATGCACTGTAATATGAACGATCTCAATCAAAATTAGTTATGGTACAAAAGATATTAACTTGGAAGTTCTTCATGAAATATATTACGCAATTATTATGCAGATGTCAATTCAGTAATGCAAAAGTAAGCTGCAAGACAACGTGTAATATAAGACGCATGGGAAATAATATGTAACTATGAAATgaaaaagcatatttatttaatgaacccTATAAATAACAAATCTTATAAGtatcaatttattaatttaacattcTCAATTCTCTCACGACTGTGAAACATTAAAAAGGATGtagaagttttgaaataaaattaaggcgCACCTTTAGCTTTTTACAGACTCCCTCGCCAACAGCACATTACCTGCATCTAGAATaggtaatgaattataatttgcaaaattcctcataaattataaaattaattgaagcaaATGTCCaacattaataaacaaaatatattattcaaacaAACTTGTGTAAGACAGTAAACTTTCCGTTATTTCAATCCCCCACGGCTTGGGAACTCACTTAAGACTCAATCACAAAATCAAATAGTAATTACACATTTAATTTcaacgaaaattaataaaaagagtcCAGCGTTGCTTGCTTCAATTTTCTTTCTGTTGCACGCATTACATACTTCTCAACAGCAGTAAACGAACCAAGATCGTCTGCTGAGGCACTGCTTGCCCATTACACGTCATTGATTACTTCAAGGGGCTTTAATACATCGTATTTTGGTGGGAAAGCAACAGCACTGTCCTCCAGATCCTCTGAATCAGAGCTCAATTCAACATGTTCTATTGtgttcaaaagtatgtagacacccacaagccctacttaactgatgtggtagggtcggtaaaaatttggaaggttggcacatgaggtagcctgaaTCCCTCACCAGTACGTCAGCATTGGCCGACGGACgtgggggcgaccgggctagcgagacaggagtcaaactacaggctcaaatgccctagcggatagaatgcactgaggaaactcacgtccacgcacaggttgggccgtcggagtgtttccTTGCGAGCTCCGGGgtgaggatttcctctcttcagattcatatttggactcgccatgaacacggaatgtgtatgtggccccgtagctgagtaggattacttcacgtgCATTTGATgcactatggggggggggggattcaaaTCTGAGCCAATTttttttgaaaggtcaattgataacatcaacataatagttactcgatagaaaaattaaattaatgtatatggtttgagaattttattgctctcaggaaatgtcagcttattacattgtaatcgttgtgaagtgtcttagctttcatcttggggtcaatccatttcatatcaccgaggtaatgttgctcagcatttttaattatcctgaattttttatcattggttcccttcAAGTGGacatcacaaaacaccatttgaaaaagtTTTACAAGGCATACTTTTTTTgggcagacatttttaaaagggcgaatgggcctaaaCAGAGCGTGAACTACTACGATGACTTTAGTTACGTGTGCGATGAAAGGCTAAGAGGAGGAAGTttacctttttgagacagtgttttagactttattttgactgtccATTGGGCGACCTGGATACAGGATTGGAGCCTTCTGTGATATGTAGCAGTTGTGAAAGGattctcactggttggactgatggaaaacgtcatatgaatttttccatCCTCATGATTCGGtgggaagctaaggatcatatttcttACTACTATTTTTTTGAAgcagaaattaaaggaataacagCAAAGTCAAAGCACAcagtaaaagatccaaacaacatagaatcagccccacactttaaaattttaccaGTGGTGGAACCGCAGAAAACCTTAATcgcgaatattcagaaagtatgtgagaatgatgcattcgaaagacccaattttcggGCCAAACATACctgatagacctcattttatgacgcaagaggatttaagtgatctattgcgcaatttaaatttgtctaaaaagcagGGTGAAAACTTAGAATCACAGTTGAAGGGTTGGATTTtgctaaatcgaaatacaaaaaaatcacaactgaacattctcatgaaaacaatcttaatttttgcaatgatgttctctctgctATGGATACttttagttttgaatacaacacATATGACTAGGTTCTTTGATTCCTTTAACGTCAGTTTGAAGGTTGTTTTCTGACATAATGGAATTGAGCACCCCTCAAAGCATTAGCTCATGTAATTGACGTGAAAGAATCTTGCcagaatatgcagtaaatttttctctaTGCAAAATTTGTGGCaaattaaaagtagctgcatTTTTACAAGGCATGCAGTTGGCCAacacgaaatattattgcttcttctgcgattgggatagcagagacagaaaaaaatcattacttgaaaaaagattggctataatGTAAGCACTCGTTCCTTGATTCCAAAATGTCCCTTTCAacttttttacgatcctaaaaatattattttgccacctctaaatattaaatttgggctttttcaaaattgtgtaaaatatatgtgcaaaaatggtgcaagttttacttatttgaaacaaatgtcctaaaaatcagtgaaaacagataatagaaggattttttattgggccacagattttgTTTTAGGAAGCgctgaagaattcggaattttgacagcaagagttcaacaaaaaaaagtgcatggaaggcattcaaaaatggttttgaaggttttctagggaagagaatggctaaatatcatCACGATCTGGTGGTTAATGTACCTCgttaaattgcacaaaaaatgggctgctctacatattcaaaacaaatcacttcatcaGCTCACAGCTGGACTTTTTTTTACAAACCTTGGAACCGTTAGTGATCAACGCGAtaggtgtttccaccagaatattttactaatgcaTGAACTGTTGATTTCTAAACAGCCCCTCCTGCCTCGGAAAGGTAATACAGGGATTGTTCGGGAATAACTCAATGAACGACGCGACACAACGTGACTTCGTGTGAAAGGCCAAAAacagattgattttatttcttatagAGGGCAATGCAGTACACATAAGGAAAGACAATAGAGAGACGAAAAAAACTAGGCGGCTTTTGTCAACTTAATATGAATTAACAGTACAACACCTCTCCTCAAAAGACACTTTTCTTTCTGATTTACTAGTCaaacaagagagaaaaaaaataataaagcactAAGATCAAAATTAAGCACCTAGCCCCATTCCTGTGGTGCAAGTAAGAGTTTTGGATTGGGGTAGCAATTTTGTCAACAGATCAGCAATGTTCTCAGATGATGGGACATAGCAAACACAAACTTGCATATCACTAACTCAGTCTCTCACAAAGTGATAGCGCATGCGGCTATGCTTGTTTCTCTCAGTCAGCTTAAGGGAATCCGCTAAACTATTAGCACCTTGATTATCTGCTAAGATGTTAGTGGGAATTTCTATGGGGTGCCCTAATTCTTTCATAAGATCCCTCAACCAAATCACTTCCTTACAGGCTTCAAATAGTGTATAATACTCAGCTAGCATGGTACTAGTTGCCACAATGTCCTGCTTCTTACTTCTCCAGCTGGTTGCAGTGCCTCCGAGCAAAGCAATATATCCTCCTACAGACTTAGAATCCTCTCTGTCATTTGACCAGTCGGCATCACAATACACTTCTAAATTTAAATTAGACACTTTGGAAAAGACTAGCCTGTAATCTAGAGTATGCTTGAGATATGCTATCAGTATCTTCACTGCAGTCCACTGTACAGTAGTAGGGTCATTACAAAACTTGCTGAGACACCCAACAATAAAAGATATGTCTGGGCGGCTACAAGTACTCACATACAAGAGTTTTCCTATGGCACGTCTATACATTTCACAACAAACTGGTTCTCCACGCTCAGTGATCAACACACCCATCACACCTGGTGTCGGACTGCCAATGCAGTCAGTCATCCCAAAGTCACTTAAAATATCTTCGATGTAGCGCTTCTGCTCTAGCACTAAAGTACAATCATTTGGACAGTCGAAAGTAAGTCCCATGAAAAGGGAAATAGGACCTAATTCTTTTGTTTCCACATGTGCCTTTAAACCTTCCttgacaaaggaaaaaaatgagtctGTACCACACAGCAAGATGTCGTCAACATAAACACCAACGTATCCATCATGATGCACAAACAAACAAGGATCAGAGTAGCATCGACTTAAACCTAATCCCACCAGGATTCCTACCAATACACCATGCCACACTTTTCCTGATTGCTTGAGCCCATACAGGCTCTTCTATAAGAGACACACACTCTCACCATTTCCTACTTGGCACATCTCAGGTTGTTCCATGTAGACTACATCAGTTAGTACTCCATTAAGGTAAGCTGCAACAACATCAACATGGTCAATGATCCAACCTTTCGACACAGCAAGAGACAATACTAATCTTAATGTGCTTATATGGAGCACAGGACTGTAGGTATCCCAATAATCCAGTCCAAACCTGTGTGTGAAACCCTGCGCAACAAGCCTTGCCTTGTAGATAAGTTCGCCATTTGGCCATTTCTTAGGGGGGGCAAACACCCACTTACACCCAACTACATTAACACCCGCTGGCCTCTCAACAAGTGCCCAAGTACCGTTCCTGTCATGGTTTTCCAACTCACGCTTCATGGCCTCACACCACGGCGGCCAGTCTCTACGGCGACGGGCCTCCTCGACGTTGGCTGGGGGCGCAAGGGGATCCCACACCACCCGGCTAGCGTAGTTACAGCAAGGCATCTTGCAGAGCACCCTTGGGACCTCCGGTCGTGCTGATCGTCGCGGACCCTCATCGGCGACCTCGGGTGGCGACTGCGGGACGGCAACCTCTCCTGGAACGGCGGGGACGTCGTCCGGGTTAGTGCCTTGGGTAGGCGCCTCTCCTTGGTGAGGAGTCTCCTCCGGTATCACGTCGTCGAGCATATTGAAGTCGGCAACCTCCTCCCTGGTTGGCCTCTCCACAGCGAGGGACTCAAGCATCTTGTAAGGAAATACAGCCTCGCGGTGGATGACATCATGGCTATGAATCACCCTCCTCTCCTGGATGCTCCAGAGGCGGTAGCCCTTCGTGCCGTCAAGGTCTACGCCGAGGTGCACACACTCTTGCACGCGGGCACCAAGCTTGCCTTCTTGGCGTTCTGCTGGGACGTGGGCCCATGCCTGACACCCAAACACTCGGATGCCTTCCAGGTCACTCTTCTCCAGCTCTCTCCCCTCTAGCTTCTCCAAAGGCGTAGAGTATTGAATTATACGTGATGGACATCTGTTCTTGAGATAACATGCAGCAAGGAGGGCCTCTGCCCAAAAATACATAGGCATCCCCGATTTTAACAAGAGACATCTCACCTTGTTCATCAACGACAAGTTCATTCTTTCAGCAAGGCCGTTTTGCTGAGGCGTGTATTCTACTGACCTCCTATGCTGAATACCTGCTTCTGCGAGATAGTCTTGAAAAGCTCTAGACAAGTACTCTCTCCCTCTATCTGTTTGAAGCTGCCTTGTCCTTCTTCCATGTGCAAGTTCCATCTTCTCCCTGAACTTCCGGAACTCTCCCAGGGCCTCGCTCTTGTTTCTCAAGGGAATCGCTATTACAAACCTCGAACCCTCATCAATGAAGGTAATGACGAATTTCCTACGTCCAAGCGATTCTGGCATAATTGGTCCCATGATATCACTGGATATGGTGGAGTATTTCTGGGGCATGTTTATCTTCATTTCTGGGGAATGGCTTCCTCCTCATCTTTCCTACAACACAAGACTCACAAAAGGTATCGTCACTAGTTTTCATCTTAACGTCAGGTAGCACCTTTAATTTTCTCATAGTTTCAAAGTTGGGCATGTTGGGGGTGTCCGAGTCGACGATGCCAAGTCGCCTGCGACACTGTGGAGGCTTTCTTGGTGTTCACTCGATATTCTTCTTTCAGATCAGTCACAGAAACACCACCTTCTGTAGTGACGAAATATAGTCTCCCCACCCTGAATGCCTGGAACAGGAGAGTCTCTCCTTTTAACACCTTGTTCACTCCATCCTTAGATCTAAATTCATAGCCCTTCTCTTCTATCTGCCCCTGCGACAAAAGATTATCTTGTAATTCAGGAACGTACAAGACATCTGATATAATGACGTCCTTGCCAACACACTCCGTTGAAATTCTGATTGTAATCTTCCCTATACCAGCAATTTTTAATGGAGTCCCATCACTAATCTCTACTTctcctttgtaatattttaattcaatgaaaaggCTCTTCTTGCCTGTCATGTGGTCTGAAGCACCTCCGTCTAAGATCCAAACTCCACTCTCACCTGGCACGAATTTCCTGGTATACAGCACTACATGCTCCCTTGTGACGACACTTGCTTTGCACGTTGTTTCAGATTGCCCTTAGTCACcttctttcttccttttgtcaTCTGAATCTTTTACCTTGGGGCATGCGTTAGCCATATGACCTTCCTGGCCACAGGCATAGCAGAAGTATCTGTGCTGCTTACGTTTGGAGAATCTTCCACGACTCGAGTTACCACTAGTGCACTTCTTGTCTTGATTCTTCGTAGTCTTCAGAGCTTGGTGCTGGCTTTCTCCCCTTATATTCACTTCTGTCTCTTGCTCTAAAAGCACTTGCTTTATTATGCCCACTTGCATTTTGCTGGGTTGGGTCACTAAAGTCTTCACTGTGATTTCATACTCAGGTGGCAATCCAGAAAGACATAGGTACGCTAACTGCCTGTCCGTTACATCTAGGTTGTTTAATCTCAGCATTCTATTTAGATTCACTATGGTGTGGAAATACTCTTGCATGGACATGCCACCTTTAATTATAGAGGTTAGTTCCTTCAACTTGAGCATCGCCCCATACTCGGTATTTTGATGACACTGTTTCTCCAATTCGGCCCAAGCCTCACTTGCTTGTTCGTAGTCCAGGATATCATTCATGAGGTCCTTGCCTGTTGATCTCATGATAAGGGAGAGCGCCGTCAAGTTCTGCTTCCTCCGCCTCCTGATTTCCGCCGCAGATGGCTCGTAAACAGGAGGATCGTCGTATCCAATTATAGCTTTGTAGCGCTCCAAACGAAGCATTTCGGTCTTGACCGTCACTTTCCATGCTGGATAATTGTCCCTAGTCAGCTTGGGAATAGTGAAGGTATTTGCGTCTTCTCTCAAGTCCGCCATCTTGAACGCGTTTTGAATCTGCCGGCCGGCTCCACTTAAACACACGAAAATCTGCAAGTTACTCCCAAAACTCCACCAATCCACTGCTCAAATCGTTCCTGGACCCATAACCTGTTGATTTCTAAACAGCTCCTCCTGCCTCGGGAAGGTAATACAGGGATTGTTCGGGAATAACTTAATGAACGACGCGACACAACGTGACTTCGTGTGAAAGGCCAAAAacagattgattttatttccgaTAGAGGGTAGAGCAGTACACATAAGAAAAGACAATAGGGAGACGAAAAAAACTTAGGCGGCTTTTGTCAACTTAATATGAATTAACAGTACAACACGAACGGCACCAAGAAaagttcagcaacatgttatcagattagtggtggacactgaaaagggattcgtcagaagctaaatatgcgagaaaattccgagtgagtttttcacattattttaactcacaatttatttacttaaactcccTTGAATCCCTGTTGAATCCCAttgtccttaaaaaaaacttaacgtgaTAAAAACATCTGGGCTCAGATTCGGAAccagcccgaaaaataccaggGGATCACTcaaaaacatggctagaacagaaaaaattattttttggttgatcaatGTTATtgattgagttgcaaacatcatgcTCTAGGGATATCATGCTGATTTCAACGagagtgtatctggctatttattgagtattgtccataatatgagtagagatttttatcaatggaaatttgacagtagcaaggataAAATATAACGTCTGCCActttccctgcttatttccactctttgaaataaatgtgttaaggcagattgagtcatttatgttaaaaaattaggtGCTAGAAAATTtggtgttaattttattattgagtaaactatatctattatgttgatgttatcaattgacctttcaaaaaataaaaaaatacaaaggtgTATGACAGAATATCACAGTATATCCattgaaaattaacattaaatcgGCTTGGCGAATATATACGGCATACCCAGATGAGTGGTtggtacagtagaacctcacttatgaaactttcattGAACAActgaaaaaagtttcataagtgaggaagtttcacaACTGAGGTTTCGAAAAATGGGAACTCAAAACCCCTTCTTATCCACATTTATCAAATTCCAAGGATGGCATGGCATACTAATCTAATGATTCTTGGGATtcttttaaaaacaattaaataactTACTTGGAGCCTGAATGGAAGGGCAGTATTCAACACATTTCCACAAGGCTCTCATTCTTTTTGCGATTATAAAAATCTGGACACACATAATAGGGAACCCTGCATGGAACAAAAATACACCACCCCATCTTCttgtgcaaaaaattattttatgtactaaAATGTCAACTACAGGTACACACAGGTGTGTTatatcctaaataaaaaaaaattgttattacaGTCTGTTTTGATGAGGCTACTCAAGATTTCAAGACATAATTTTCCATTTGAGTAAAATTGTGCATTATTACATAACCCATTTCAATTGTGATTAAATATTTTCGCAAAGTGTCCAGGGCCTCAACAGCCTCAGCAAAGGTTGGACTAGCCTGTTCATCTTCATCAACGGTATCTTCCCCAATAGCATCTTTTGTGTGCTCGTGGTCGTCGATGATGTCTTCTATATCTCTTATTTCAGTCATAATAATCAAACCATCTACACTCACAAATTCACTGAAGTGAATTCctttaagcccgtatgacactatccaatttattggccaatatatcggcgcgcaatattggttaaaatattgggctctaGGCATCGtacgacacgtaccaatatttacacca encodes:
- the LOC124155279 gene encoding uncharacterized protein LOC124155279, translated to MADLREDANTFTIPKLTRDNYPAWKVTVKTEMLRLERYKAIIGYDDPPVYEPSAAEIRRRRKQNLTALSLIMRSTGKDLMNDILDYEQASEAWAELEKQCHQNTEYGAMLKLKELTSIIKGGMSMQEYFHTIVNLNRMLRLNNLDVTDRQLAYLCLSGLPPEYEITVKTLVTQPSKMQVGIIKQVLLEQETEVNIRGESQHQALKTTKNQDKKCTSGNSSRGRFSKRKQHRYFCYACGQEGHMANACPKVKDSDDKRKKEGD